From Acidobacteriota bacterium:
GGCACGAGGCACTGGCCCTCAGCACCTGGGCCGGTCGCGGGGCGGTTCGGCTCATCGACGCCGAGCCGTCATCCGGCGCCATGCTCCTCGAGCGGCTCGATCACCGGCACTCGCTCGAGGGGCTCCCGGTGGACGAGGCGACGCGGATCGCCGGCAAGCTCCTGCGCCGTCTCGCCGTTCCCGCTCCTACGGAGATCCGAGCGGTGTCCGCCGAAGGCGCACGCATGCGTCGACGCCTCCCCGAGCTCTGGGAGCATACCGGGAAGCCTTTCGAAGAACCCCTGCTCGACGAGGCGCTCGGGATTCTGGACGAGCACGGCGACTGCCGGCCCGACACGATCGTCAATCAAGACCTTCATTTCGAGAACATCCTCGCCGGGGAGCGCGAGCCGTGGCTCGTTATCGACCCGAAGGTCCTCGCCGGTGATCTCGAGTTCGGCGCCGCGCCGCTGCTATGGAACCGATTCTCCGAAATGCGGGGGCCGGATGATCTGCGGCAGCGGCTGGCCATTCTCGCCGATGCCGCAGAGCTCGAACCGCTCCTCGCCCGAGATTGGTCGCACGTGCGCATCCTGGAGTACTGGCTGTGGGCGATCGGAGTCGGACTCACCGATGATCCGAAGAAGTGCAGAACACTCGTCGACTGGCTCCGGCCGGAGCGCCTCGGCCGCTGCACGCCGTAGCGTCGCCCCATCCGGAATAGGCTCGACCCGGGTCCTCGTTACTCTCGTTTGACACGCTCAATGCGCCGGTTGAAATCCAGGCCACAAAAAGGGGGAACAATGTCCGAAGGCCATCTCGAAGAGCTCGCAAACGCAGTCAATGGCAGCGTGCTGGTGCCCGGGGACGAAAATTACGACCCGGCGAGGGCCTTGTGGAATGCCCGTTTCGACCGTCGACCAGATGTTGTCGTGCAGTGCGAGGGGGCGGACGACGTCCAGGCGTCCGTCAACTTCGCTCGTACCAGAAACCTCCCGCTCTCCGTCAAGGGCGGCGGGCACGCGTTCGCGGCCAACACGGTCGGCGATGGCGGTCTGTTGATCGACCTCTCTCCGATGAAGGGCATCGAGATCGATCCTGAGGCGAAGATCGCCCGCATCGAGGCCGGCCTCAAGTGGGGAGAGTTCGACCCCCTGGCCCAGGCGCACGGTCTCGCATCTCCCGGTGGGACCGTGTCCGGGGTCGGCGTGGCCGGTTATACCCTCGGCGGCGGTGCCGGCTACCTCGCACGCAAGCACGGCATGGCCATCGACAATCTCCTTTCGGTCGACGTCGTGACTGCCGGTGGTGATTTCCTGCACGCCAGCGCGGACGAGAACACCGACCTCTTCTGGGCCTTGCGAGGGGGTGGAGGCAACTTCGGAGTGGCCACCCGATTCGAGTTCCAACTGCACGAGGTCGGACCCGAGGTGGTGGCGGGACAGGTCTTCCATCGCCTCGAAGATGCGCCCGACCTGCTTCGTTTCTACCGGGATTTCATGGCCGCAGCTCCGGACGACATCCAGTGCTACCCGTTCTTCCTGCGCGTCCCACCGATGGAGCTCTTTCCCGAGGCGTATCACGGTCAGCTCGTACTCGACTTCGTGGTCTTCCACGCCGGCAGCGGCGCTGAGGCCGAGGCTGCCCTGCGACCCTTGGTCGAGCGAGGCAGACCCTTCCTGTCGCTGGTCGGACCACAACCGTACGTGTCAGTCCTGCAGACCTTTGACGCCGGACTGCCGAGCGGTCAGCGCTACGATTCACGGTCGCACGACCTGCCGGCCATCACGGACGCGACCA
This genomic window contains:
- a CDS encoding FAD-binding oxidoreductase, with protein sequence MSEGHLEELANAVNGSVLVPGDENYDPARALWNARFDRRPDVVVQCEGADDVQASVNFARTRNLPLSVKGGGHAFAANTVGDGGLLIDLSPMKGIEIDPEAKIARIEAGLKWGEFDPLAQAHGLASPGGTVSGVGVAGYTLGGGAGYLARKHGMAIDNLLSVDVVTAGGDFLHASADENTDLFWALRGGGGNFGVATRFEFQLHEVGPEVVAGQVFHRLEDAPDLLRFYRDFMAAAPDDIQCYPFFLRVPPMELFPEAYHGQLVLDFVVFHAGSGAEAEAALRPLVERGRPFLSLVGPQPYVSVLQTFDAGLPSGQRYDSRSHDLPAITDATIDTLMEHLPGMSGDFSSAYLGGLGGAVGRVDPTATAFPHRDARFSFHIMAGWSEAEQDEEVMRWVQGFHDAMASHATGGVYVNVLGTNEEARVRAAYGPNYNRLVELKKKWDPDNLFRRNHNIPPTG
- a CDS encoding aminoglycoside phosphotransferase family protein, coding for MSDPARHRARSRVEISIPEVFSSATIEREGADGLNWLEALPDLIEHLCETWDLEVDGPTMHGYVGVVIPVSRGGTPYVLKISWIDEWSRHEALALSTWAGRGAVRLIDAEPSSGAMLLERLDHRHSLEGLPVDEATRIAGKLLRRLAVPAPTEIRAVSAEGARMRRRLPELWEHTGKPFEEPLLDEALGILDEHGDCRPDTIVNQDLHFENILAGEREPWLVIDPKVLAGDLEFGAAPLLWNRFSEMRGPDDLRQRLAILADAAELEPLLARDWSHVRILEYWLWAIGVGLTDDPKKCRTLVDWLRPERLGRCTP